In one window of Tenacibaculum mesophilum DNA:
- a CDS encoding DUF2461 domain-containing protein — translation MQIEKQTFQFLKDLKENNNREWFTEHKPRFTEAQNNAKAVYKTIQDNLNKHDEIDKFKLFRIYRDVRFSKDKTPYKTHFGGSFHRKKPALRGGYYLHISPGDSFVAGGFWEPNKEDLLRIRKEFEVDASEIREILKEKNYVQHFGGKLEGDELKTAPKGFDKQHPDIDLIRKKGYIAIQRFTDKEVLAPDFLTKVDDSFKALRPFFNYMSDVLTTNLNGESILD, via the coding sequence ATGCAAATAGAAAAACAAACATTTCAATTTTTAAAAGACTTAAAAGAAAACAACAATCGCGAATGGTTTACAGAACACAAACCTCGATTCACAGAAGCTCAAAATAACGCAAAAGCTGTATACAAAACCATTCAAGATAATTTAAACAAGCATGATGAGATAGATAAGTTTAAGTTATTTAGAATTTACAGAGATGTGCGTTTTTCAAAAGATAAAACACCATATAAAACACATTTTGGAGGTTCTTTTCATAGAAAGAAACCAGCATTAAGGGGAGGGTATTATTTACATATTTCCCCAGGCGATAGTTTTGTTGCTGGCGGATTCTGGGAGCCTAACAAAGAAGATCTTTTACGTATTCGAAAGGAATTTGAAGTAGATGCTTCTGAAATTAGAGAAATTTTAAAAGAAAAAAATTACGTACAACATTTTGGAGGTAAATTAGAAGGAGATGAGCTTAAAACAGCTCCTAAAGGATTTGATAAGCAACATCCAGATATCGATTTGATTCGCAAAAAAGGATATATAGCTATTCAACGTTTTACAGACAAAGAAGTATTAGCTCCCGATTTTCTAACAAAAGTAGATGACTCTTTTAAAGCACTTCGTCCTTTTTTTAATTATATGAGTGATGTGCTAACTACAAATTTAAACGGAGAGAGTATTTTAGATTAA
- a CDS encoding 4Fe-4S dicluster domain-containing protein translates to MAIIITDECINCGACEPECPNTAIYEGADDWKYADGTDLTGNIVLPNGKSANADEDQEPISDEIYYIVVDKCTECKGFHEEPQCAAVCPVDCCVPDEDNVETEEELLAKQRFMHND, encoded by the coding sequence ATGGCAATTATAATAACTGATGAATGTATAAACTGTGGGGCTTGCGAACCTGAATGTCCTAATACAGCAATTTACGAAGGTGCAGATGACTGGAAATATGCTGACGGTACTGATTTAACAGGAAATATTGTTTTACCAAACGGTAAATCTGCCAATGCGGATGAAGATCAAGAGCCAATTTCGGATGAAATTTATTACATCGTTGTAGATAAATGTACAGAATGTAAAGGTTTTCATGAGGAACCACAATGTGCTGCTGTTTGTCCTGTTGATTGTTGTGTTCCTGATGAAGATAATGTAGAAACAGAAGAAGAGTTATTAGCTAAACAACGTTTTATGCATAACGATTAA
- a CDS encoding acyl-CoA thioesterase codes for MNLFEQKHIVTSEEIDEYNHVNNVVYVQWMQNISDAHWKALSKNVENIDYVWFVIRHEVDYKNQAVLGDEVTLRTWVGKTEGIRSIRHFEMYRGETLLVKSQTTFCLLDANTKKPKRITKEVTNLLLP; via the coding sequence ATGAATTTATTTGAACAAAAGCATATCGTAACTTCAGAAGAAATAGACGAATACAACCATGTAAACAATGTAGTATATGTACAATGGATGCAAAACATTTCAGATGCTCATTGGAAAGCGCTTTCTAAAAATGTTGAAAACATCGACTATGTTTGGTTTGTTATTAGACATGAAGTTGATTATAAAAATCAAGCCGTATTAGGAGATGAAGTTACGCTTAGGACTTGGGTTGGAAAAACAGAAGGGATAAGATCCATACGTCATTTTGAAATGTATAGAGGAGAAACTTTGTTAGTAAAATCTCAAACTACATTTTGTTTGTTAGATGCTAACACAAAAAAGCCTAAAAGAATTACGAAAGAGGTAACAAACTTATTGTTACCGTAA
- a CDS encoding MATE family efflux transporter, giving the protein MNTIANDLGTKSISQLILKQAIPASIGILVMSINMIVDTIFVGRWIGVLAIAAITVVLPIAFLISSIGMGVGIGGSSIISRALGANKEDKAFEVFGNQISLTIVLSVLFVLLGTFFSIPILQLFGANGDIITPATEYFDVIVWGVPFLAFAMMGNPVVRAVGKPNYAMLTMLFPAIANIFLDIIFIKFMNLGMYGAGLATSISYAVSGVFILWFFISKKTELKIIPKYFKLNFSIVKEIVSLGGVTIVRQGTISILTIVLNYSLFKYGGEISIAVYGIINRVMLFALFPVLGVTQGFLPIAGYNYGANNTERVKETINKSILFGTGIAVLIFILIMLFPTELVGVFTEDEKLLKLTPDALIVAFLATPVITTQLIGSAYFQAAGKALPALLLTLLKQGFFLIPLVYLLPKFYGVNGVWMSFPIADVLSTVLTYAYLKREVRLHLN; this is encoded by the coding sequence ATGAATACAATCGCCAACGACCTAGGTACAAAAAGTATTAGTCAACTTATTTTAAAACAAGCTATCCCTGCTTCTATTGGAATTTTAGTAATGTCGATTAATATGATTGTTGATACCATTTTTGTAGGAAGATGGATTGGCGTACTCGCTATTGCTGCAATTACCGTGGTATTACCTATTGCTTTTTTAATTTCTTCTATTGGTATGGGAGTTGGAATTGGAGGAAGTTCTATAATTTCTAGAGCCTTAGGAGCTAATAAAGAAGATAAAGCCTTTGAAGTTTTTGGAAATCAAATTTCATTAACTATTGTATTATCTGTTTTATTTGTTCTTTTAGGAACATTTTTTAGTATTCCTATTTTACAACTTTTTGGGGCTAATGGAGATATTATAACTCCTGCTACTGAATATTTTGATGTAATTGTTTGGGGTGTTCCGTTTTTGGCTTTTGCTATGATGGGAAACCCCGTTGTTAGAGCTGTAGGGAAACCTAATTATGCGATGCTTACCATGCTCTTCCCTGCAATTGCTAATATTTTTTTAGATATTATTTTCATTAAGTTTATGAATTTAGGAATGTACGGCGCAGGTTTGGCTACCTCTATTTCGTATGCTGTTAGTGGAGTATTTATTCTTTGGTTTTTTATTTCAAAAAAGACTGAATTAAAAATTATTCCGAAGTATTTTAAATTGAATTTTTCTATTGTAAAAGAGATTGTGTCTTTAGGAGGAGTAACTATAGTAAGGCAAGGAACAATAAGTATATTAACTATAGTCTTAAACTATTCTCTTTTTAAGTATGGAGGTGAAATTTCAATTGCAGTCTATGGTATTATTAATAGGGTTATGTTATTTGCTTTATTTCCTGTTTTAGGAGTTACGCAAGGTTTTTTACCTATTGCAGGATATAATTATGGAGCCAATAATACAGAAAGAGTAAAGGAAACTATAAATAAATCTATCCTTTTTGGTACGGGAATAGCTGTTTTAATTTTTATTCTGATAATGCTATTTCCAACTGAATTAGTTGGTGTTTTTACAGAAGACGAAAAACTATTAAAACTTACTCCAGATGCATTAATAGTAGCTTTTTTGGCAACACCTGTAATAACCACTCAACTAATTGGATCAGCATACTTTCAAGCAGCAGGTAAAGCGTTGCCTGCACTATTATTAACACTTTTAAAACAAGGGTTCTTTTTAATTCCTTTAGTGTATTTACTTCCTAAATTTTATGGCGTAAATGGTGTATGGATGTCTTTTCCTATTGCAGATGTTTTATCCACTGTGCTTACTTATGCTTATTTGAAAAGAGAAGTGAGATTACACCTAAATTAA
- a CDS encoding TonB-dependent receptor, which translates to MKKRTLLIIYLFFGGLYLLNAQTLIRGTVKDINNEPLPGANIVEKGTSNGTSTDFNGEFSLNVNTDGTLIVSFSGFETQEISINGKTNFNIVLKEGLELDEVVIVGSRNPKRTAIDTPVPVDIIDVGDLATKNGKVEVNDILQYAAPSFNATKQSGSDGADHIVPASLRGLGPDQTLVLINGKRRHQSSLVNIFGTRGRGNSGTDLNAIPAAAIKRIEVLRDGASAQYGSDAIAGVINIVLKDNTDGVSGSIGYGVYSTAIGSGWAEATGETLYNVEGKNRLDGEDKSFDGGTFKLDLNYGAKLNDKGGFVNFTTELLSKERTLRPGFSWRKGYGSAAIDGFNFMVNASLPVNDNTEVYAFGGRNYRDTDAYAFSRDSFDEGDNRSVPSIHPNGFTPRITSNITDISVSAGIKHKLENGWEIDFNNTYGENKFHYFIKDSNNASLKDASPTDFNAGGHSLSQNTTGLDFSKYLEDLMSGVNLAFGLEYRTENFIIFAGEEASYGLYDDNGVLMTNPAVQPVAVDSNGDELPGGSQGFPGYGPDNEVDRSRSNVGIYFDSEFNFTEKFLVGAAVRYEDYSDFGSTFNFKLASRFKASDNLTLRGSISTGFRAPSLAQLYYNLKFTNIVNGESLPSLLSANNSTVTRAFGIEQLKEETAFNASLGFTYKIGGFTATIDAYSITVDDRIILTDNFDASGLNLGVDAAQFFANGVDTKTQGLDIVLNYKKSFEDHRIDVGLVGNFNDTKIEKIKNGNLNRFTFFSPFSEAYLKAAAPDHKFGLNLGYGYKKLDIALNFTKFSEVQLQDFQWVDTPATTQAEADALYPVATDVYKSKITTDLSLSYAFTDKITFTIGGNNIFNVYPTPQFDGWTDQGGLADSVQMGSDGAYFFTRLGFKL; encoded by the coding sequence ATGAAAAAACGTACCCTTCTTATTATTTACCTATTTTTTGGTGGACTTTACTTGTTAAATGCTCAAACATTAATTAGAGGAACAGTAAAAGATATAAATAACGAACCTTTGCCAGGAGCTAACATTGTAGAAAAAGGAACCTCTAATGGTACATCTACAGATTTTAACGGCGAGTTTTCACTTAATGTTAATACAGATGGAACTTTAATAGTTAGTTTTTCAGGTTTTGAAACACAAGAAATTTCTATTAATGGAAAAACTAATTTTAATATTGTTTTAAAAGAAGGTTTAGAATTAGATGAAGTTGTTATCGTAGGGTCTAGAAACCCTAAAAGAACAGCTATTGACACACCTGTACCTGTTGATATAATTGATGTAGGAGATTTAGCAACTAAAAATGGTAAAGTAGAAGTAAATGATATATTACAGTATGCAGCTCCGTCATTTAATGCTACTAAGCAATCAGGGTCAGATGGTGCCGACCATATCGTACCTGCTTCTTTACGAGGTTTGGGGCCAGACCAAACTTTGGTACTTATCAACGGTAAAAGACGCCATCAATCATCACTGGTTAATATTTTTGGAACACGTGGACGCGGAAATTCAGGAACCGATTTAAATGCAATTCCTGCTGCTGCTATTAAAAGAATTGAAGTTCTAAGAGATGGAGCGTCTGCTCAGTATGGTTCTGACGCTATTGCAGGAGTTATTAATATTGTTTTAAAAGATAATACCGACGGTGTTTCAGGAAGTATTGGTTATGGAGTTTATAGCACAGCAATAGGAAGTGGATGGGCTGAAGCTACAGGAGAAACTTTATACAATGTTGAAGGAAAAAACAGATTAGATGGAGAAGACAAAAGTTTTGATGGTGGAACTTTTAAACTAGATTTAAACTACGGAGCTAAATTGAATGATAAAGGAGGTTTTGTAAACTTTACTACCGAATTGTTGTCAAAAGAAAGAACGTTGAGACCTGGTTTTTCTTGGCGAAAAGGATATGGTAGCGCTGCTATAGATGGATTCAATTTTATGGTAAATGCTAGTTTACCTGTAAATGACAATACCGAAGTATATGCTTTTGGAGGCAGAAATTATAGAGATACTGATGCGTATGCTTTTTCAAGAGATAGTTTTGATGAAGGCGACAATAGAAGTGTTCCTAGTATACACCCTAATGGATTTACCCCTAGGATTACTTCAAATATCACTGATATATCTGTATCGGCAGGAATTAAACATAAATTAGAAAATGGTTGGGAGATTGACTTTAACAATACGTATGGAGAAAACAAGTTTCATTATTTTATAAAAGATTCAAACAACGCTTCTTTAAAAGATGCTTCACCTACCGATTTTAATGCAGGAGGTCATAGTTTATCACAAAATACTACTGGATTAGATTTTAGTAAGTACTTAGAAGATTTAATGAGTGGAGTTAATCTTGCTTTCGGTTTAGAGTATAGAACAGAAAACTTTATCATTTTTGCTGGAGAAGAAGCTTCTTATGGATTATATGATGATAACGGAGTATTAATGACAAATCCTGCTGTTCAACCTGTAGCTGTTGATAGTAATGGAGATGAGCTACCTGGAGGGTCTCAAGGTTTTCCAGGCTATGGGCCAGATAATGAAGTAGATCGTTCAAGAAGTAATGTAGGTATCTATTTTGATTCTGAATTTAACTTTACAGAAAAATTCTTAGTAGGCGCAGCTGTTCGTTATGAAGATTACAGTGATTTTGGTAGTACATTTAACTTTAAGTTAGCTTCAAGATTTAAAGCAAGTGATAACTTAACCTTGAGAGGCTCTATTTCCACAGGTTTCAGAGCACCATCTTTAGCTCAATTATATTATAATTTAAAATTTACCAATATTGTTAATGGGGAATCTTTACCATCATTATTATCTGCAAATAACAGTACTGTAACTAGAGCTTTCGGAATAGAACAATTAAAAGAAGAGACAGCATTCAATGCTAGTTTAGGGTTTACTTATAAAATTGGTGGATTTACAGCTACCATTGATGCATATTCTATTACTGTTGATGATCGCATTATTTTAACAGATAACTTTGATGCTTCTGGATTGAATTTAGGCGTTGATGCAGCACAATTCTTTGCTAACGGTGTTGATACAAAAACGCAAGGATTAGATATTGTTTTAAACTATAAAAAGTCTTTTGAAGATCATAGAATAGATGTAGGATTGGTAGGAAACTTTAACGATACTAAAATTGAAAAGATAAAGAACGGAAACTTAAACAGATTTACTTTCTTTAGTCCTTTTTCTGAAGCTTATTTAAAAGCGGCAGCTCCAGATCACAAATTCGGTTTAAACCTTGGATACGGCTATAAAAAACTAGATATTGCTTTAAACTTCACAAAATTTAGCGAAGTTCAGTTGCAAGATTTTCAATGGGTAGATACACCAGCAACAACCCAAGCAGAAGCTGATGCCTTATACCCTGTGGCTACTGATGTTTATAAAAGTAAAATTACTACCGATTTAAGTCTAAGCTATGCTTTTACAGATAAAATTACCTTTACGATTGGAGGAAATAACATTTTTAACGTGTACCCTACTCCACAGTTTGATGGATGGACTGATCAAGGTGGGTTAGCAGATTCTGTTCAAATGGGGTCAGACGGTGCTTACTTTTTTACTAGACTAGGATTTAAACTTTAA
- a CDS encoding acyl-CoA reductase — protein sequence MDSIKSRINAFHKLGEFLSQFSQEKIEKKEHIEHNELFFDGFKHQLKIAGENNTWFTRENILFSIENWAKALTSENLTQWIANENLGDNKPKLVAVIMAGNIPLVGFHDFLSVLISGHSVLVKQSSNDKHLLPFLAKYLEYIDPELKRKITFTEEKLTGFDAVIATGSNNTARYFEYYFKDKPSIIRKNRNSVAVLTGNESEEQLQNLSEDVFRYFGLGCRSVSKVFVPKDYNFDAFFNGMYQQHEIINNVKYANNYDYNKAVYLMSEFDILENGFLMIKEDESYASPIASVFYEYYNNTDDLKIKLWEDREQIQCVVANNFIENEIAFGQTQHPKLWDYADGVNTLEFLAKI from the coding sequence ATGGATAGTATAAAAAGTAGAATTAACGCTTTTCATAAACTAGGAGAATTTTTAAGTCAATTTTCTCAAGAAAAAATAGAGAAAAAAGAACATATAGAACATAACGAATTGTTTTTTGATGGATTTAAGCATCAATTAAAAATAGCAGGAGAAAATAACACCTGGTTTACCAGAGAAAACATATTATTCTCTATAGAAAATTGGGCAAAAGCACTTACTTCAGAAAACTTAACTCAGTGGATTGCTAACGAAAACTTAGGTGACAACAAACCTAAATTAGTCGCTGTTATCATGGCTGGAAACATTCCGTTAGTAGGCTTTCATGACTTTTTATCAGTTCTAATTTCTGGGCACTCGGTATTAGTTAAACAATCTTCTAACGATAAACATTTATTGCCTTTTTTAGCAAAATATTTAGAATATATTGATCCTGAATTAAAAAGAAAAATCACGTTTACTGAAGAAAAACTAACAGGGTTTGATGCGGTAATAGCTACTGGTAGTAATAATACAGCACGTTATTTTGAATATTACTTTAAAGATAAACCTAGCATTATAAGAAAAAACAGAAACTCTGTTGCGGTTTTAACAGGAAATGAATCGGAAGAACAACTGCAAAATTTAAGCGAAGATGTTTTTCGTTATTTCGGATTAGGTTGTCGTTCTGTTTCAAAAGTATTTGTTCCTAAAGACTATAATTTCGACGCTTTTTTCAATGGAATGTATCAACAACATGAAATCATTAACAATGTTAAATACGCTAATAATTACGATTACAATAAGGCAGTGTATTTAATGAGTGAGTTTGATATTTTAGAAAATGGGTTTTTAATGATTAAAGAAGATGAAAGCTACGCCTCACCTATCGCTTCTGTTTTTTATGAATATTATAACAATACTGATGATTTAAAGATTAAACTGTGGGAAGACAGAGAGCAAATTCAATGTGTTGTAGCTAATAATTTTATTGAAAATGAAATAGCATTCGGACAGACACAACACCCAAAGTTATGGGACTATGCTGACGGTGTAAACACACTAGAATTTTTAGCTAAAATTTAA
- the ychF gene encoding redox-regulated ATPase YchF produces MKAGIVGLPNVGKSTLFNCLSNAKAQSANFPFCTIEPNLGVVNVPDTRLEKLEELVNPERVLPATVEIVDIAGLVKGASKGEGLGNQFLANIRETDAILHVLRCFDNDNIVHVDGSVDPIRDKETIDIELQLKDLETVQKRLERVKRTAKTGNKEAQVELEILLKVEETLLEGKSVRSIEFTEKEEEFVKPLQFITAKPVLYVCNVDEGSAVSGNAYVDKVKEAVAHENAEVIVLAVGTEADITELDDYEERQMFLADIGLEEAGVSRLVRSAYKLLNLQTYFTAGVKEVRAWTIPVGATAPQAAGVIHTDFEKGFIRAETISYDDYVSFGSEAKVKEAGKMRVEGKEYIVKDGDIMHFRFNV; encoded by the coding sequence ATGAAAGCTGGAATTGTAGGATTACCAAACGTAGGGAAATCAACCTTATTTAACTGTTTATCTAACGCAAAAGCGCAGAGTGCAAACTTTCCGTTTTGTACCATTGAACCTAATTTAGGAGTAGTAAACGTGCCAGATACTCGTTTAGAAAAGCTAGAAGAATTAGTAAACCCTGAAAGAGTTTTACCTGCAACTGTAGAAATTGTAGATATTGCTGGTTTGGTAAAAGGAGCTAGTAAAGGAGAAGGGTTAGGTAACCAGTTCTTAGCAAACATTCGTGAAACAGATGCTATTTTACATGTATTGCGTTGTTTTGATAACGATAATATAGTACACGTAGATGGTTCTGTTGATCCTATAAGAGATAAGGAAACTATTGATATAGAACTTCAGTTAAAAGATTTAGAAACTGTTCAAAAACGTTTGGAGCGTGTAAAAAGAACAGCTAAAACAGGTAATAAGGAGGCGCAAGTAGAATTGGAAATTCTATTAAAGGTTGAAGAAACATTATTAGAAGGAAAATCTGTTCGCTCTATTGAATTTACAGAAAAAGAAGAGGAATTTGTAAAACCATTACAGTTCATTACTGCAAAACCAGTTTTATATGTGTGTAATGTTGATGAAGGTTCTGCTGTTTCAGGAAATGCTTATGTTGATAAGGTAAAAGAAGCGGTAGCACACGAAAATGCTGAAGTTATTGTGTTAGCAGTTGGTACAGAAGCAGATATTACAGAGTTGGATGATTACGAAGAGCGTCAGATGTTCTTAGCTGATATAGGATTAGAAGAAGCAGGAGTTTCTCGCTTAGTTCGTTCGGCTTATAAGTTATTAAACTTACAAACTTATTTCACTGCAGGTGTAAAAGAGGTAAGAGCTTGGACAATTCCTGTAGGTGCTACTGCACCTCAAGCGGCAGGAGTTATTCACACTGATTTTGAAAAAGGGTTTATCCGCGCTGAGACTATTAGTTATGATGATTATGTATCATTTGGTAGTGAAGCTAAAGTGAAAGAAGCAGGTAAAATGAGAGTAGAAGGAAAGGAGTATATCGTTAAAGATGGTGATATTATGCACTTTAGATTTAACGTATAA